In the Corynebacterium kroppenstedtii genome, one interval contains:
- the leuS gene encoding leucine--tRNA ligase, producing the protein MTNPREKSPNGGQSSDRPTTSVSASHITSSGSLSSRSSASSVTNDEPRFRYTAGLAADIENAWHQRWSREGTFNAPNPTGDLAPLDGNSDLPDDQIFVQDMFPYPSGVGLHVGHPLGYIATDVYARFHRMLGKNVLHALGYDAYGLPAEQYAVQTGTHPRTTTEANIANMKRQLGRLGLGHDPRRSFATTDQDFYRWTQWIFLQIFNSWFDPEANAARPVSELRDKLASGAVNVASGPGYHSVDPETGRAVDAAEQAGKSSAEIWQALDDAQREHIVETFRLVYRSRSTVNWAPGLGTVLANEEVTADGRSERGNFPVFRKKLTQWMMRITQYSDRLLDDLDLLDWPDKVKSMQRNWIGRSRGAEVTFTIPTNGSGHGRAACSVFTTRPDTLFGAEYLVLAPEHELVDEIVADQWPDLRAEHSLSDDTIARWTGGAATPADAVKEYRASIVAKSDLERQENKDKTGVFLGTYATNPVNGRRIPVFIADYVLSGYGTGAIMAVPAHDERDYDFARVFELPITEVISGGDVTVEAFTGAGTAVNSANDDGLDINGLHVKDAKARTIDWLVQRGVGKEKIQYKLRDWLFARQRYWGEPFPIVYDENDVAHPLPESMLPVVLPDVDDYRPVSFDPDDAESEPHPPLAKAKDWVNVELDLGDGLKKYRRDTNVMPQWAGSSWYELRYVDPTNQDALCDPENEKYWMGPTDQKTSGGVDLYVGGVEHAVLHLLYSRFWHKVLFDLGYVSSCEPYHRLFNQGYIQAFAYTDDRGVYIPAAEVVERDGSFWWVPSDGRNMDGVQTNEHGEIQVHQEYGKMGKSLKNAVSPEDICNNYGADTLRIYEMSMGPLDTSRPWATKDVVGAQRFLQRLWRLVVDEKTGDRVVTDASPTDDDRRALHRTIAAVREDYAQLMDNTAVAKLIEYVNYVTKTYAGGAPREIVEPAVLLVAPLAPHIAEELWSRLGHTESLAHGPFPTFEDKWLVDDTVEIPVQVQGKVRSRINVATDASREDIEAAALDDAKVKEHVGDHEIKKVIVVPGRMVNVVI; encoded by the coding sequence ATGACAAATCCGAGAGAAAAGAGCCCGAATGGGGGCCAGTCATCTGATCGCCCCACTACTTCAGTGTCCGCTTCCCACATTACTTCGTCGGGTTCCCTTTCCTCGCGGTCGAGTGCATCGTCGGTAACTAACGACGAGCCCCGCTTCCGTTATACCGCCGGTTTGGCTGCGGACATCGAAAATGCCTGGCACCAGCGTTGGTCCCGTGAGGGAACTTTCAACGCGCCTAACCCCACCGGCGATTTAGCACCCCTCGACGGGAATTCGGACCTCCCCGATGACCAAATTTTTGTTCAGGATATGTTCCCCTACCCCTCAGGCGTGGGGCTGCACGTTGGGCACCCATTGGGATACATTGCAACGGACGTGTACGCACGCTTCCACCGGATGTTGGGTAAAAACGTGTTGCATGCCTTGGGATACGACGCCTACGGTCTCCCCGCGGAACAGTATGCCGTCCAGACGGGGACGCATCCGCGGACGACCACCGAAGCGAACATCGCGAACATGAAGCGGCAGCTGGGGCGCTTGGGGCTGGGGCATGATCCCCGCCGGTCTTTCGCTACAACTGATCAAGACTTTTACCGCTGGACCCAATGGATTTTCTTACAAATTTTCAATTCCTGGTTTGATCCCGAGGCCAACGCAGCGCGGCCGGTGTCGGAATTGCGAGATAAATTGGCATCGGGTGCCGTTAATGTGGCTTCAGGTCCCGGGTATCACAGCGTTGATCCGGAAACAGGGAGAGCCGTAGATGCCGCTGAACAAGCCGGTAAAAGCTCCGCGGAGATATGGCAAGCGCTGGATGATGCTCAGCGTGAGCATATCGTTGAAACGTTCCGCTTAGTGTATCGATCCAGGTCAACGGTGAATTGGGCGCCAGGACTAGGCACGGTTCTAGCCAATGAGGAAGTTACGGCCGATGGTCGTTCGGAACGTGGTAACTTCCCCGTTTTCCGGAAAAAACTTACCCAGTGGATGATGCGGATCACTCAATATTCGGATCGTCTGCTCGATGACCTTGACTTGCTGGATTGGCCCGACAAGGTGAAGTCCATGCAGCGGAATTGGATTGGCCGGTCGAGGGGCGCGGAAGTAACCTTCACCATCCCGACGAACGGTTCCGGTCACGGTCGCGCTGCGTGCTCGGTATTCACGACTCGCCCAGATACCCTCTTCGGTGCTGAATATCTTGTTTTGGCGCCAGAACATGAGCTTGTCGACGAAATCGTTGCAGATCAGTGGCCTGATCTCCGCGCGGAACACTCGCTGTCCGACGACACCATCGCCCGCTGGACCGGCGGAGCGGCCACCCCTGCCGATGCGGTGAAGGAGTACCGCGCGTCCATCGTCGCGAAGTCTGATTTGGAACGCCAAGAGAACAAGGACAAAACCGGTGTTTTCTTAGGCACCTATGCGACCAACCCCGTGAATGGTCGTCGCATCCCCGTGTTCATCGCCGACTATGTCCTGTCGGGCTACGGCACGGGCGCGATTATGGCTGTTCCCGCGCACGATGAGCGTGACTACGACTTCGCCCGGGTCTTCGAATTGCCTATCACCGAGGTCATTTCCGGCGGCGACGTCACCGTGGAGGCTTTCACTGGCGCTGGCACAGCAGTGAATTCAGCTAACGATGACGGCTTAGACATCAACGGCCTCCACGTGAAGGACGCAAAAGCCCGTACCATCGATTGGCTCGTCCAGCGCGGCGTCGGCAAGGAAAAAATTCAATACAAACTGCGTGATTGGCTCTTTGCCCGGCAGCGGTACTGGGGCGAACCCTTCCCCATTGTGTACGACGAGAACGACGTCGCTCACCCGCTCCCCGAGTCCATGTTGCCCGTTGTGCTTCCAGATGTTGACGACTACCGACCCGTGTCCTTTGACCCGGATGATGCGGAATCGGAACCGCACCCGCCCCTAGCCAAGGCGAAGGATTGGGTCAACGTGGAGCTGGATTTGGGCGATGGCCTGAAGAAATACCGACGCGATACAAACGTGATGCCGCAGTGGGCGGGAAGCTCCTGGTACGAGCTCCGCTATGTGGATCCCACCAACCAGGACGCGCTCTGTGACCCAGAGAATGAAAAATACTGGATGGGCCCCACGGATCAGAAGACATCCGGCGGTGTGGACTTGTATGTCGGCGGTGTCGAGCACGCTGTGCTGCACCTGCTGTACTCCCGGTTCTGGCATAAGGTGCTGTTTGATCTCGGATACGTTTCCTCCTGTGAGCCGTACCATCGTCTCTTTAACCAGGGGTATATCCAGGCCTTCGCGTACACCGACGACCGCGGTGTGTACATCCCTGCCGCGGAGGTTGTTGAGCGCGATGGCTCATTCTGGTGGGTCCCCAGCGACGGGCGGAACATGGACGGTGTTCAGACCAATGAGCACGGCGAAATCCAGGTTCATCAGGAGTACGGAAAAATGGGTAAGTCCCTAAAGAATGCCGTCTCTCCTGAGGACATCTGCAACAATTACGGTGCGGATACGCTGCGCATTTACGAAATGTCGATGGGTCCTCTGGATACATCACGCCCATGGGCAACAAAAGACGTCGTGGGTGCACAGCGCTTTTTGCAGCGCCTGTGGCGACTTGTGGTCGATGAGAAGACGGGCGATCGTGTCGTCACCGATGCATCCCCCACCGATGACGATCGTCGCGCCCTGCACCGCACGATTGCCGCAGTCCGTGAGGACTACGCCCAGTTGATGGATAACACCGCGGTGGCGAAACTCATCGAGTACGTCAACTACGTGACCAAAACGTACGCGGGTGGGGCGCCCCGCGAGATCGTTGAACCAGCCGTGCTGCTCGTTGCCCCGCTGGCCCCGCACATCGCTGAAGAGCTGTGGTCACGGCTGGGCCACACCGAGTCCTTGGCACACGGCCCCTTCCCGACGTTCGAGGACAAGTGGCTTGTCGACGACACCGTCGAGATTCCGGTTCAGGTGCAGGGGAAAGTCCGCAGTCGTATTAATGTAGCGACGGACGCCTCACGCGAAGATATTGAAGCTGCGGCACTTGATGACGCCAAGGTGAAAGAACACGTGGGCGACCATGAGATCAAGAAAGTGATCGTTGTCCCTGGCCGTATGGTCAACGTGGTGATCTAG
- the lepB gene encoding signal peptidase I: MLGKSKKSALGSSEASGSSESSTSSGASGSSPAAATVKKERPWYIEIPIIILCALLVAVLFQVFIGRVYVIPSESMEPTLNGCTGCNNDRVFVNKLAYDFSSPKPGDVVVFRGPESWDEGEFGENTSDEGSGFSRVLRTGASYIGLATPPENDVVKRVIATGGQTVECQPGDDGVKVNGKTIDSSYTLQPPQRQVDTEHGSEACGGGYFGPITVPDGNVWLMGDNRTNSADSRYHMEDQYQGTVPEKNIIGRVDARILPFSRIGTVDHPDVQKD; encoded by the coding sequence ATGCTTGGAAAATCAAAAAAATCCGCCTTGGGGTCGTCGGAGGCGTCGGGTTCTTCGGAGTCGAGCACGTCGTCGGGAGCGTCGGGGTCTAGCCCCGCTGCGGCCACGGTGAAGAAGGAACGCCCCTGGTATATCGAAATCCCGATCATCATTCTCTGCGCGCTTCTTGTCGCTGTGCTGTTCCAGGTTTTTATTGGGCGCGTCTATGTCATTCCTTCAGAATCCATGGAGCCGACGCTCAATGGGTGCACGGGCTGCAATAATGACCGCGTTTTTGTCAATAAGCTTGCCTACGATTTCAGTTCCCCCAAGCCGGGCGATGTCGTCGTGTTCCGAGGACCAGAGTCCTGGGACGAAGGCGAGTTCGGTGAGAACACATCGGATGAGGGCAGCGGCTTCAGCAGAGTATTGCGTACTGGGGCGTCGTATATCGGGCTGGCAACTCCCCCGGAGAATGACGTGGTGAAGCGGGTCATCGCGACGGGTGGGCAAACCGTGGAGTGTCAACCCGGCGACGATGGCGTCAAAGTGAATGGGAAGACGATTGATTCGTCGTACACATTGCAGCCTCCGCAGAGGCAGGTCGACACTGAGCATGGTTCAGAAGCATGTGGGGGCGGGTATTTTGGCCCGATTACTGTGCCCGATGGAAATGTGTGGTTGATGGGCGATAATCGCACGAATTCTGCGGATTCGCGTTACCACATGGAAGACCAGTACCAGGGAACGGTGCCCGAGAAGAACATTATTGGTCGGGTGGATGCCCGTATTTTGCCGTTTAGTCGGATTGGCACGGTGGATCACCCGGATGTCCAGAAGGACTAA
- a CDS encoding universal stress protein, whose protein sequence is MTDESPVRILIARSPHPAESSAEEFAAWIARTSPATIRTVTVLPSIWPSDTPDGLGEDYQHWIRKETKNCERAALQALKNARVPDDSLDTHPFEFITATSETDALSAAATDFNATIVLLGSHASAPEGRFVAGSTSDALLHCAPVSLGLAPRDLRTSKKGVTRVNCAYVDTDQSQEALRKACDYAHRWDVPLRLVAFTPHGPSMYPTETPYKHAKEATRQWRDQAQSILERGQERALARFDDLRVELAIGSGADWESSITDLDWKKGDLLIVGSSTLGVFGHTFLGSSTNQIVRNSPVPTVIVPV, encoded by the coding sequence GTGACAGACGAATCTCCGGTTCGCATTCTCATCGCCCGAAGCCCCCATCCCGCCGAATCCAGTGCCGAGGAATTCGCAGCCTGGATCGCCCGCACCTCACCAGCTACCATCCGAACCGTCACAGTTTTGCCCTCCATCTGGCCATCTGACACTCCCGACGGGTTGGGAGAAGACTACCAACACTGGATCCGCAAAGAGACCAAAAACTGTGAGCGTGCTGCTCTTCAAGCATTGAAAAACGCTCGCGTTCCGGACGATTCCCTGGACACTCACCCCTTTGAGTTCATCACCGCGACCTCGGAAACGGATGCCCTCAGTGCAGCCGCCACTGATTTCAACGCAACGATTGTCTTGCTCGGATCCCACGCTTCTGCGCCCGAGGGCCGCTTTGTCGCCGGATCCACATCGGACGCTCTGCTTCACTGCGCACCTGTATCCCTAGGGCTCGCCCCACGTGACCTGCGAACATCCAAAAAAGGCGTCACACGGGTCAATTGCGCTTACGTCGACACTGACCAATCACAAGAAGCTCTGCGGAAAGCGTGCGACTACGCACACCGATGGGATGTTCCCCTTCGCCTCGTCGCATTCACCCCCCACGGGCCATCGATGTATCCCACTGAAACCCCGTACAAGCACGCAAAAGAAGCCACCCGTCAATGGCGGGATCAAGCCCAGAGCATCCTTGAGCGTGGACAAGAACGCGCTCTCGCGCGCTTCGACGATCTCCGCGTCGAACTCGCCATTGGTTCCGGCGCGGACTGGGAAAGTTCCATCACCGATCTAGATTGGAAGAAAGGGGACCTCCTCATCGTGGGCAGTTCCACGCTGGGGGTCTTCGGGCATACCTTCCTTGGTTCCTCAACAAACCAGATTGTGCGGAATTCGCCCGTCCCCACTGTTATTGTTCCCGTCTAA
- a CDS encoding MarR family winged helix-turn-helix transcriptional regulator: MTSTDKSIDNNSGDTSPVDATPSHAPTQSSKKSADDISIDELAARLRPLFNRLVLIYYRQSVHTTLTAGQISILSVLEQHGSMRISDIAKYESISMPTASNAIHRLEFDGLVVRERDKHDRRGVTVALTEHGQQELDRVNAQRNREFARFISQYTRDGKELALELTDLLERMLNDHEGGSDDDQPPHQQPA; the protein is encoded by the coding sequence ATGACCTCAACTGACAAGTCCATCGATAACAATTCAGGCGACACCTCTCCGGTCGATGCCACACCATCCCACGCCCCCACGCAATCCTCGAAAAAATCCGCCGATGACATTTCCATTGACGAGCTCGCCGCACGGCTTCGCCCCCTTTTCAACAGGCTGGTTCTGATCTACTACCGCCAGTCAGTCCACACCACTCTCACTGCTGGTCAGATCTCTATACTTTCCGTCCTCGAACAACACGGATCCATGCGCATCAGCGATATTGCTAAATACGAATCCATCAGCATGCCCACCGCGTCAAACGCCATTCACCGATTAGAGTTCGATGGTCTCGTCGTTCGGGAACGTGATAAACACGATCGCCGTGGAGTCACTGTTGCCCTTACCGAACACGGTCAACAAGAACTAGACCGCGTCAATGCCCAACGGAACCGAGAATTTGCCCGATTTATCTCGCAATACACCAGGGATGGCAAAGAGCTAGCATTAGAGTTAACCGATCTCCTTGAGCGTATGCTGAATGATCATGAGGGTGGTTCCGACGATGATCAGCCTCCCCACCAGCAGCCGGCGTAA
- a CDS encoding DUF5318 family protein, whose product MGDGVEGYTREAIVPIVTGVSWTETRNHQLDRQRLLAEYRRGEISAEDLRQSSRRLIDAADFHGEPQDRPCPLCGKRTLKNVIWIFGDNLGKIAGTARSRREVEALAETYGDITAHIVEVCVHCRWNVLLHEMLVRVGSGTSKPRVEEK is encoded by the coding sequence ATGGGGGACGGTGTGGAGGGCTATACACGTGAGGCTATTGTGCCTATAGTGACCGGAGTGAGCTGGACAGAGACGAGGAATCATCAGCTTGATCGTCAACGGTTGCTGGCTGAATACCGCCGAGGAGAAATCTCTGCGGAAGACTTGCGGCAGTCGTCGCGTCGGCTGATTGATGCAGCTGATTTCCATGGTGAACCACAAGATCGTCCGTGTCCGCTATGTGGAAAAAGGACGTTAAAAAATGTCATCTGGATATTCGGCGATAACTTGGGGAAAATAGCAGGGACCGCGCGTAGTCGTCGAGAGGTTGAGGCCCTGGCGGAAACCTATGGCGACATTACCGCCCACATCGTGGAGGTATGCGTGCATTGCCGGTGGAACGTGCTGCTTCATGAGATGCTTGTTCGCGTAGGAAGTGGTACGTCCAAACCTCGCGTAGAGGAGAAATAG
- a CDS encoding transglycosylase domain-containing protein → MSNKQPQRQAKMSTWKKVLLWTGVILLVLILAPVVAFFSAYAVTKVPEPQELQTNQIATIYASDSSTQLARIVPPDGNRTDIDLSEIPQPVRQAVLAAEDRSFYSNPGFSVKGFGRAALGLVTGKESSGGGSTITQQYVKNALVGNEHSYTRKAKELVISAKMAREWSKDEILGAYLNTIYFGRNAYGIAAASKAYFNKDVKDLTPEEGAVLAASIQRPSELDPWTNRQAAEERWNYVMDGMAEMGAVNGEERAHAAYPEVIDPNTIDTGSEVEGTNGLIKSQVMSELEASGISEQDVNTQGLKITTTIDPKVQKSVTETVKNRMQGYPDDYRTAVVSVDPRNGAVKGYYGGDDPNGWDFANTGLQTGSTFKIFGLAAGLEQGMSLSRVYSSAPVTINNLTIQNSEGESCGSCSLATALKMSLNTSFVRMQHDLKHGSKDTADMAHRLGIPTEVNGEKTLQEKDGQVYDGVILGQYLTRPIDMATGLSTLANNGMYHQTHFVQKVETSSGKVLLDRSDVEGDQRIDKDVANNVISAMEPIASYSRNHGLAGGRTSAAKSGTAQLGDTGNNKDAWFVGATPQLATAVWVGTNDGQPIFYSGRPMYGAGLPADIWKQTMDSSLQNEDYMAFGDSGSSGSKQANTNSGGSKKTYTRTTTVQQQQP, encoded by the coding sequence GTGAGTAATAAACAACCACAAAGGCAGGCCAAGATGTCTACCTGGAAAAAGGTGCTGCTATGGACAGGTGTGATCCTCCTTGTCCTCATTCTTGCGCCTGTTGTGGCATTCTTTTCCGCCTACGCGGTGACGAAGGTTCCGGAGCCTCAAGAGCTACAAACTAATCAGATTGCAACGATTTACGCGTCGGATTCCTCCACACAGTTGGCGCGCATCGTGCCGCCCGACGGTAACCGCACGGACATTGATCTGTCGGAGATCCCCCAACCAGTGCGACAAGCCGTTTTGGCGGCGGAGGACCGTTCCTTCTATTCCAACCCCGGTTTCTCCGTCAAAGGTTTCGGACGCGCTGCGCTCGGACTTGTGACAGGTAAGGAATCCTCTGGTGGTGGTTCCACCATCACCCAGCAGTATGTGAAAAATGCCCTCGTGGGCAACGAGCACTCCTACACGCGTAAGGCTAAGGAGCTCGTTATTTCCGCGAAGATGGCCCGCGAGTGGTCGAAAGACGAAATCCTCGGGGCGTATCTGAACACTATTTATTTTGGACGTAACGCGTATGGCATCGCCGCGGCGTCGAAGGCGTATTTCAACAAGGATGTCAAGGACCTCACGCCGGAGGAAGGCGCTGTGTTGGCTGCCTCTATTCAGCGTCCGTCGGAATTAGACCCGTGGACTAACCGCCAGGCTGCCGAAGAGCGATGGAATTACGTCATGGACGGTATGGCCGAAATGGGCGCTGTTAACGGCGAAGAGCGCGCACACGCGGCATACCCGGAGGTTATTGATCCGAACACGATCGATACAGGGTCCGAAGTTGAGGGCACGAATGGCTTGATTAAGTCGCAGGTCATGTCTGAGCTCGAGGCATCCGGCATTAGTGAGCAGGATGTCAACACCCAGGGTCTGAAGATCACGACGACGATTGACCCCAAGGTTCAGAAGTCCGTGACGGAGACGGTCAAGAACCGCATGCAGGGCTACCCGGATGATTACCGGACCGCAGTGGTGTCGGTTGATCCCCGCAATGGCGCGGTGAAGGGGTATTACGGAGGCGATGATCCTAATGGTTGGGATTTCGCCAACACCGGCCTTCAGACCGGATCGACGTTCAAAATTTTCGGTTTAGCCGCAGGCCTTGAGCAGGGAATGTCGCTGTCCCGCGTGTACTCCTCGGCCCCAGTGACTATCAATAACCTGACTATTCAGAACTCTGAGGGCGAATCCTGTGGTTCGTGTAGTTTGGCCACGGCATTGAAGATGTCGCTGAACACGAGCTTTGTGCGTATGCAGCACGATTTGAAGCACGGTTCAAAGGACACAGCGGATATGGCCCACCGCTTGGGTATCCCCACTGAGGTCAATGGCGAAAAGACATTGCAGGAAAAAGATGGTCAGGTTTATGACGGCGTCATCTTGGGCCAGTACTTAACCCGCCCAATTGACATGGCGACTGGCCTGTCCACGTTGGCGAATAACGGCATGTACCACCAGACGCACTTTGTTCAGAAGGTGGAGACGTCGTCAGGCAAGGTGCTGCTGGACCGGTCGGATGTTGAGGGTGACCAGCGGATTGATAAGGATGTCGCCAATAACGTCATCTCCGCGATGGAGCCGATCGCGTCGTACTCGCGTAACCACGGCTTGGCTGGAGGCCGGACCTCGGCAGCCAAATCCGGTACGGCTCAGTTGGGCGATACTGGCAATAACAAGGATGCATGGTTTGTTGGTGCAACCCCGCAATTAGCGACGGCGGTCTGGGTCGGCACTAATGACGGCCAGCCCATTTTCTACTCGGGCCGGCCGATGTATGGCGCTGGACTCCCAGCCGACATTTGGAAGCAAACCATGGATAGCTCCTTGCAGAACGAAGATTACATGGCCTTTGGTGATTCAGGTTCGTCGGGCTCTAAGCAGGCGAATACGAATTCGGGCGGATCGAAGAAGACCTATACCCGAACGACAACGGTTCAACAGCAGCAGCCGTAG